CCCACGCGCGGCTGGGGGGGCTGCCGGCCGTGCCCGGGTTCGGGCATGGCCGCGTGCATCTCCTCCAGCCCCCGGTCAGCTTCGCGCTCGTGGAGGAGCGCCGGTGCGATGACCTCGAGGCCGAGCGCGAGCGCTTCTGGCGCGCCATCGCCGAGTCGGCTGTGGAGCTCGAGAGCCTGCGCGGCCGGCTCGCCACCCGCTTGCCGGAGTTCGACTGGAGCATCATCGACGCCCACCGCATGATGCTCGAGGATCGGAGCTTCACGAAGAAGGTGGAGGAGGCCATCGCCGACGGGCTGGTTGCCGAGGCGGCGCTGAAACGTGTCGTCGACGAGTACCTGGACGCCTTCGAGCGCATGTCCGCCGGCTATCTCCGCGACCGGGTCGTCGACCTGAAGGACGTGGGACTGCGCATCCTGCGCAACCTCCTCGGCATCGAGGAGCCCGAGCACCCGCTCGCGAAGAACAGCGTGCTGGTGGCGCACGAGCTGACGCTGTCGGACCTGTCGCTGGTCGAGCACGACCACCTGTGCGCCATCGTGCTCGCCACGGGCGGGGTCACGTCGCACGCCACGATCCTCGCCAAGTCGTTCGAGATTCCCACCGTCGTCGGCGTCGAGCACCTGACGGAGACCGTGCACGAGGGCGACGAGCTGATCGTCGACGGCAACTCGGGGGTGGTGTACGTGAATCCGGCCGCCGAGGTGACGCGGGAGTACGAGCGGATCGCCCGCGAGTACCGCGCGTTCAACCGGGAGCTCGAAGGCATCAAGAGCCTGCCGGCGGAGACGCCCGACGGCCGCCGCGTCTCGATGTACGCCAACGTCGGCCTGCTCGCCGACCTGATGTTCGCCCATCGGCATGGGGCCGAGGGGGTGGGGCTCTACCGCACCGAGTTCCCGTTCATCACCTACCGCGAGTTTCCCGACGAGGAGGAGCAGTACCAGCTCTACGCCCGCCTGGTGCGCGCCATGGAAGGCCGCCCGGTCACCATCCGGACCCTCGACGTCGGCGCCGACAAGTACCCCGGCTACATGCGGCTGCCGCGCGAGGACAATCCGTTCCTCGGCTGGCGGTCGATCCGCATCTCGCTCGAGATGCCGGACCTCTTCAAGGTGCAGCTCCGTGCCATCCTGCGCGCCGGGACGCTCGGACGCCTGCGCCTGCTCTTCCCGATGATCTCCAGCCTCGAGGAGATCCGGCGCGCGAAGGAGCTGCTCGAGGAGGCGAAGGCGGAGCTCCGCCGGGAAGGCCGCGACTTCGACCCGAACATGCCGATCGGGATGATGGTCGAGACGCCGTCCGCCGTCTGGCTCGCCACGCGGCTCATCCGCGAGGTGGACTTCTTCTCGATCGGCACCAACGACCTGATCCAGTACCTCCTCGCCGTCGACCGCAACAACCGCAAGGTCGCCCAGCTCTACGAGCCGCTGCACCCCGCCGTGCTTGCGGCGATCCACGAGACGGTGCAGGCGGCCAAGGGGGCGGGCAAGTGGGCCGGCATGTGCGGCGAGATGGCGGCCGACCCGCTCTGCACCATCGTGCTCCTCGGACTCGGCCTCGACGACCTCTCGATGGGCCCGTTCTTCATTCCGGTGATCAAGCGGATCGTCCGCTCGGTGTCCTACTCCGCCGCGCGCGCCATCGCGCGCGACGTGACCTCGATGGGGACGGTGAAGGAAGTGAAGGGCTACCTCTTCGACAGCATGAAGAGCCTCGGCCTCATCGAGCTGCTCGAGATGTATCACTGAGCCGCTACAAGAGGTTCATCGGATCGAACTCCAGGCCGGCGGCGTGCAGCTCGCGGGCGAGCTTCGACTTCCAGGCGCCAGCCGCGTCGAGCGGCTGGTACTCGACGCCGCGAAAGTCGCTGGGCAGCTCGACGCCCTCCTCGTAGAGCGCGCACACCCGATCGCGGGTGAGGCTGGCGATCGAGAAGCCGAGCTCGAAGATCACGTTCTGCCGCGCGCGCGGCCGGAGGGTGCGGCGCTCGGAGGCGAGCGCCCCGACGTCGTCGCCGGTGAGCAGGACGACGGCGAAGGAGACGGGGGAGTGCGCCTCGAGCTTCTCGATCAGCGTTCGGCCGTGAGCTGCCTGCTCGTCGAGCAGGATCGGCTCGAGGCCGAGCTTCATGAGGAAGCGCGCGACCGTCTCCTTGACCGCCACGTTCCGCCCGTGGACGATCAGCACCATTCTCTGCGGCTCTTCCCATCCGGCGGGATCGGACCCGAGCATGAACGGAGAGTGTCCCAAGCGCGTGGCTACCGACTCGAGCTCTCGAATCTCCGCCGTCAGACCGTCGAGCAGGGCGGACCCGGGCACGAGCATGGGCCGGTAGGTCGTCCGTAGATACGCCTCGAGGACCTCGTCGCGAGAGAGCAGAAGCCGCATCAGACGCTGATTGTAGTCGTGCCATGCGTAGTACTCGTCTTCCGCCGCTTGCCAGTCTTGTCTCTCGAGCTGCCCGAGGAGTCGCCGGCCCTGCCGGATCTGATCGAGGACGAGGATCGCGTGGAGGCGAGGCCTCGTGAGGCTCGCACGAATCGGCGGACGCGAGAGCGGCATAGCGCCTCGAACAATCGACGGGTCGACGAAGGTTGAGGGTGCTTAAAGCGTGCCAGCCTCGAGTCGCGAGATGCCGCCCGCCCGTCGACGGAGACGATCGGCCGCGTGCCGAGAATGTTGCGCTCATGTGCAGATCTGTGCAGCGGCCAAGCGCCCTGGGCGAAAAGCCGCCAGTTTGATTTTCTATCTGCTGACGCTTTGTGGCGCAGCGCGGTGCAGCTCGGGGCCGGCATTGACACCGTGCGTAAAGCCTCGCTAGAGGCCTCCCATGTCCGTGCTCGTGGCTGCACTCGGTGGCGCCGTCGCCATCCTCCTCGGGATCGCCTTTCGCCGGGCCGCCGGTGCGGCCGGCGAGCTCGGGGCCCTGGCCGACGCCCTGCCCGGCGCGACGCCCTCCCGCTCGCCCGCCATCGTCTGCCGAACGCTCCGGATCTACTTCATCAAGCCCTCGAAGTACGACGACGCGGGCCGGGTGCAGTACTTCTGGAAGGGAGTGCTGCCCAACAACACGCTCACCGTCCTGGCCGCGCTCAACGACACCTACAACGAGCTGCGGCGCGATCAGGGCGTCTACCTCGAGACGGTCATCTGGGACGAGCAGGTGGACGGACCGATCCTCTCCGCCACGATCCGCGCGATGCAGGAAAAGGCGCTCGAGGACGGCGTCGAGGTCATCATCGGGCTCGCCGGCGTGCAGACCAACCAGTACCCGCGGGGCCGGGACCTCGCCCTCCAGTTCCGTCGCGCCGGCTTCCCCGTGCTCTTCGGCGGCTTCCACGTGAGCGGCCATCCCGAGACCCGCGCCTTCCTGGAGGACTGCGGCATCACCACCGTCGTCGGCGAGGCCGAGACGATCTGGTGCGAGCTGCTCGACGACTACCTCCGGGGCCAGCTGCGGCCGAGCTACAGCGTCACCGACGGCATCCGTGCCAAGACCGGCTCGGGAGAGATCACCGTGCCGGTCATCACCGGCGCCCAGCTCCCGGCGATCAGCGACCCCTACCTCCACCGTTTCGCCTCCTCCAGCATGACGACGCTCGACACCTCACGCGGCTGTCCGTTCACGTGCTCGTACTGCAGCGTGAAGAACGTCATGGGCCGGACGATGCGCGCGCGCGACCCGGAGGCGGTGGTGCGCTGGATCCGCGACGCAGGCGACCGCCACGGCATTCGCTCCCTCTTCATCGTCGACGACGACTTCTTCCGGAGCCCCACCTGGGAGCCGATCCTCGAGGGCATGGCCGCGTACCGCCGTGATGGGCACGACCTTTCCTTCATGATGCAGGTGGACGCCGAGGCGGCGGCCTTCGGCGACCTCCGGCCCGGCGAGCCGCCCTCGTCGCAGCGCCGGAAGTGCGAGCGCTTCCTCGAGCTCGCGGCGGCGGCCGGCTGCTACTCCGCCTTCGTCGGCTTCGAGACCTTCAACCCGCAGAACCTGCTGGCCGCCGCGAAGGTCCAGAACCTGGAAAAGGAGCAGCGACGCCGCAAGGACGAGGCGTCGGATCGGGCGCTCGCCGCCGTCAAGGAGAAGTACCGCCGGGTCGTCCACAACTGGCACCGTCACGGCGTGGCGGTCCACTGCGGCTACATGATCGGCTTCCCTTTCGACGGGCCCGAGTGCGGGCGGCAGTCGGCCGAGTGGCTGCTCGAGGTGGGCGTCGACCTGGCGTCCTTCTTCATCGTGACCCCGCTGCCGGGGACCGAAGACCACGACAAGGCGCTGCGCGAGGGGACCATCCTCGACTGGGACTTCAACAACTACGATTCGCAGCACATGGTCTCGCACCATCCGCGCATGACGACGGCGCAGGTCGTGCAGGCCTACCGGGATGCCTATCTCACCTTCTACTCGGCCCGGAACACGATGCGCTCGCTGCTCACGTTCCACGGGGTGCCCGGTCTCAGCTGGGCTGCCCGCTCGGCGATGTGGCGACAGCGGGCCTACTACTTCTACAGCTACCGCGCGGGTCGGCACCCGATGCTCGGCGGCATCTGGCAGCGGCGGCTGCCGGCAGCGCGGCGGGAAGTGCTGACCGACGAGGAGGCCCGCGGCCACTACCTGGGCGGCGGGATCGTGAGCGCGGAGGGCGTGCGGCTCGGGCTGCCCGCGGCTTGAGAGCGGGTTTTCCGCAACGACGCGCGGGGAATTTCCCGATCTCGCGCCGTCACTTTTGTCTTGGCGCGGCGCGCGGCGGCGCGTAGTATCCGCCGGATGCGCCGCGTGGGACTCCTCGCCACCGTCCTCGCGTCCCTGGTCGCGAGTGCGGCGGGCGGGGAGGAGCGCACCCAGCCCCTGCTCCTCGTCCTCCGCGGCCGCAACCCGCTCGGGCTCGAGCGCTTCATCGCCAGACCGCATCGTCGCTGGCTCGATCCGCACGAGTTCGGGCGGCGCTTCGGGGCATCGCCCCGGTCGCTGCGGAGCGCCACGCGCTGGCTCCGCACGCAGGGCCTGCGCGTGCGCCATCGCTTCGCGGACCGCACCATGATCCAGTTCGACGGGCCGCCGGCGGCGGTGGCGGCGGCCTTCGGCGTGCGTCTCGTTCGCGCGCACGGCCGCTTCCGCAGCGCGCGTCCGCCCCTGCTTCACGCCGAGCTCGGTGCGCTCGACGTGCTCGGGCTCGACGGCGTGCGAGCCGCCCCGCGGTTCGCCGTCGGCCCGGCGGCGCGCACCACGGGAAACCGCTTCTACATCTCACCCGCAGACTTCCGTCGCATCTACGGCCTCGACGCACCCGCCGTCGCCGCGCTTGCCGGCGCCGGCCAGCGGATCAGCATCCCGGCCATCGGCGACGCGGACGGCGCAGCGGTGGCGAACTTCCGCGCCTTCTTCGGCCTCCCCCCGACGACGCTCCACAGCATCGTGGCGGGTCAGGATCCGGGTCCCGGAGACGGGCCCTTCCGGACCGAGGCGACGCTCGACGCCACCTGGGCGGGTGCCGTGGCGCCGGCGGCGCAGATCGAGGTCGTCCGGGGCACCGACCTCTTTCTGATTCTTGCCCGGCAGGTCAACGTCAACCCCGCGCCGGTCATCAGCATCTCGCTTGCGGTGTGCAGCTCGCACGCCGTGCTCCGGCGCCTCGCGCGCGCCGCCGACGCGATCTTCCGGCAGGCGGCCGCCCAGGGCCAGACGGTGCTCGTCGCCTCGGGCGACACCGGAGCCTACAACTGCGGGCGGCGCGAGGTCGACGTGCTGGCCGCCTCGCCGCACGTCACGGCGGTGGGCGGCACGGAGGTCGACCCGCTGCGCGACGACGCCGGCAACGCGGTCGCCTATGGGAGCGAGCGCGCCTGGAACACCGGCTCGACGGCGAGCGGCGGCGGCCGCTCCGACTTCTTCCCGCGGCCCGACTACCAGCGGGGAGGACGCGGCCGCGCCGTGCCTGACGTGGCGGCTCCCGCGGATGATTACCCGATCGGCGTGGGTTCCCACGTCGTGTGCTGCATCGGAGGCACGAGCGCCGCAGCGCCCGCCTGGGCCGGCGTGGTGGCGCTCCTCGCCGAGGCACGCGGCCAGCCCCTGGGGCTGCTCAATCCCACCCTCTATCGCCTGGGACGAAGTCAGAAGCACGGGGGCCCGCGGGTTTTCCACGACGTCGTGCAGGGCTCGACCGGGGTGCGCGTCGGCCGTGCCGTGCGACCCGGCTTCACGGCGCACCGCGGCTACGATCTCACCACGGGCTGGGGCTCTCCCGACGTCCCGGCTCTGCTCGGCGCGCTCGGCGGGTAGAGCCGCTACGGGGCCTCGGGCGACGCCGCCTCGAGCTCCAGGCCGCCCGTCTCCGGCAGGCACGCGTAGGCGAGGACGGCGGCGGCGAGGCCGGCGATCGCGACCAGGGTGATCCCGAGCCCCATGTCGGCGAGCCCAGAACCGAGCGCGCCGGCCGCGGCGAGCCCCGCCATCGCGCCGAGCACGCCGCCCGCCGTGAGCTGCGACGACGCCGTGCCGCGGAGACTCGTCGGAAAGAGCTCCGGCGCCCACGAGCGGAGCACGGTGGTCTTGCCGGCCTGACAGAAGACCATGGCGGTGAAGCTCGGCCAGAGCGCGGCGGGCCCGCCCAGAAAGAAGGCGGCCTCGGCCAGGGCGAGGCCCACGAAGAAGAC
This is a stretch of genomic DNA from Deltaproteobacteria bacterium. It encodes these proteins:
- the ptsP gene encoding phosphoenolpyruvate--protein phosphotransferase, coding for MEAETRKGRRPRPSRAKAGRTHGFTVLEDVSAITARSEDLKETLQRIVEVVAERTGTEVCSLYILDPRAQRLTLWATTGLEKSAIGKVTMSVEEGLTGMVIEKGDPVMVVDAIAHPRYKYFPETGEEKYHSFVGVPIAERGTPMGVLVVQTLRRRRFSRHEMRLLRAIAGQVGAIIVQARLLEDLKSKEKERREYRRRMVAAIKRLQTYEKTAERAETGARGRAHARLGGLPAVPGFGHGRVHLLQPPVSFALVEERRCDDLEAERERFWRAIAESAVELESLRGRLATRLPEFDWSIIDAHRMMLEDRSFTKKVEEAIADGLVAEAALKRVVDEYLDAFERMSAGYLRDRVVDLKDVGLRILRNLLGIEEPEHPLAKNSVLVAHELTLSDLSLVEHDHLCAIVLATGGVTSHATILAKSFEIPTVVGVEHLTETVHEGDELIVDGNSGVVYVNPAAEVTREYERIAREYRAFNRELEGIKSLPAETPDGRRVSMYANVGLLADLMFAHRHGAEGVGLYRTEFPFITYREFPDEEEQYQLYARLVRAMEGRPVTIRTLDVGADKYPGYMRLPREDNPFLGWRSIRISLEMPDLFKVQLRAILRAGTLGRLRLLFPMISSLEEIRRAKELLEEAKAELRREGRDFDPNMPIGMMVETPSAVWLATRLIREVDFFSIGTNDLIQYLLAVDRNNRKVAQLYEPLHPAVLAAIHETVQAAKGAGKWAGMCGEMAADPLCTIVLLGLGLDDLSMGPFFIPVIKRIVRSVSYSAARAIARDVTSMGTVKEVKGYLFDSMKSLGLIELLEMYH
- a CDS encoding radical SAM protein, yielding MSVLVAALGGAVAILLGIAFRRAAGAAGELGALADALPGATPSRSPAIVCRTLRIYFIKPSKYDDAGRVQYFWKGVLPNNTLTVLAALNDTYNELRRDQGVYLETVIWDEQVDGPILSATIRAMQEKALEDGVEVIIGLAGVQTNQYPRGRDLALQFRRAGFPVLFGGFHVSGHPETRAFLEDCGITTVVGEAETIWCELLDDYLRGQLRPSYSVTDGIRAKTGSGEITVPVITGAQLPAISDPYLHRFASSSMTTLDTSRGCPFTCSYCSVKNVMGRTMRARDPEAVVRWIRDAGDRHGIRSLFIVDDDFFRSPTWEPILEGMAAYRRDGHDLSFMMQVDAEAAAFGDLRPGEPPSSQRRKCERFLELAAAAGCYSAFVGFETFNPQNLLAAAKVQNLEKEQRRRKDEASDRALAAVKEKYRRVVHNWHRHGVAVHCGYMIGFPFDGPECGRQSAEWLLEVGVDLASFFIVTPLPGTEDHDKALREGTILDWDFNNYDSQHMVSHHPRMTTAQVVQAYRDAYLTFYSARNTMRSLLTFHGVPGLSWAARSAMWRQRAYYFYSYRAGRHPMLGGIWQRRLPAARREVLTDEEARGHYLGGGIVSAEGVRLGLPAA